A stretch of Desulfitobacterium dichloroeliminans LMG P-21439 DNA encodes these proteins:
- a CDS encoding ABC transporter permease, translating into MKNRWKQLYNSEWVMTLLSFGVVLVLWEALVHLFELPQWLLPAPSAILGEMGQSSGYLYMHTIVTLREVLIGFIIALGIGIFLGVIIAYSPLLEKTLYKLLAATLSIPKVAIAPLLVLWLGLGQTSKIAMVFLMCFFPIMVGMVSGLQATPRELLELSNVLGASRVQSFLKIRFPAALPYLFNGLRVSTSMAVVGAVISEFVSADKGLGYSLLITTSQMNGPLAFSAVTILAIMGIALFSLVAWLENTICPWAKTSKSSGRAQS; encoded by the coding sequence ATGAAGAATCGCTGGAAACAGCTTTACAACAGCGAATGGGTCATGACTCTCCTGAGCTTTGGAGTCGTGCTGGTCCTTTGGGAGGCACTCGTTCATCTCTTCGAGTTGCCCCAATGGCTTTTGCCTGCCCCGTCAGCCATTCTCGGTGAGATGGGGCAATCCTCCGGGTATCTCTATATGCACACTATCGTGACTTTACGAGAGGTTCTGATTGGTTTTATCATCGCCCTTGGAATTGGGATTTTCCTCGGAGTAATTATTGCCTATTCTCCACTACTTGAGAAAACCCTCTATAAGCTCTTGGCAGCAACTCTATCCATCCCGAAAGTCGCCATTGCCCCCTTACTTGTCCTATGGCTGGGCCTTGGTCAAACCTCCAAGATTGCCATGGTCTTTCTCATGTGCTTTTTCCCTATCATGGTTGGTATGGTCTCTGGGTTACAGGCCACACCCCGTGAGTTACTTGAGCTTTCTAATGTTCTTGGGGCAAGCCGGGTACAATCTTTCCTTAAAATCCGCTTTCCCGCCGCCCTTCCCTACCTGTTTAACGGGCTCCGGGTTTCTACAAGTATGGCTGTGGTAGGTGCTGTAATCAGCGAATTTGTTAGTGCCGACAAAGGTCTGGGCTATTCCTTATTAATTACAACATCACAGATGAACGGACCCTTGGCCTTTTCAGCAGTAACGATCCTGGCCATAATGGGAATCGCACTTTTTTCCCTTGTCGCCTGGCTAGAAAATACAATATGTCCCTGGGCAAAGACCTCTAAATCAAGTGGCCGTGCACAAAGTTAA
- a CDS encoding phenylacetate--CoA ligase family protein → MASRFEKLIQEASFPPFVERTFSKAITPDQMSRSRIQAYQEEAVKEVLSHAYQNSPFYRDKLTQAGVQPEDIQTLEDFANVPLTTKEDLRQDPWIRLACDKKEISLIHVSSGTTGGKEIYTPHTWKEYYFNHSIIYPRLTPVKREDITFIALPYEMSQSGLNFHNLFLIGHQATSVPVGKGGAYSTPEKTIKLMKNLKPNFLATSPSYAIHLAEAAETASFDLTTLPLKRIFVAGEGCSNAFRGRLEKIWNTTVNFHYGATECGFIARECDQHDGLHVTGAHVLVEIVDPATGKVVKPGEIGEIVVTCLLRFDTPLIRYRTQDLGYLNPKMCRCGVALPRLYHLGRVADHITLKGKSYSPYALEEHLINLPEIGNWYQFIVQHGDNEKLTILTEPARGVAVTPELIHKCSSQLYAAIGLPCEVQFVERMDRPMIKVKRVIYTD, encoded by the coding sequence ATGGCCTCGCGTTTTGAAAAACTTATCCAAGAAGCATCCTTCCCTCCCTTCGTCGAGCGCACTTTTTCCAAAGCGATTACTCCAGATCAAATGTCCCGGTCACGCATCCAAGCGTATCAAGAGGAAGCTGTCAAAGAAGTGCTCAGCCATGCCTATCAAAATTCTCCATTTTATCGTGATAAATTGACTCAAGCCGGGGTCCAACCCGAAGATATCCAAACTCTAGAGGATTTTGCAAATGTCCCCTTAACGACAAAAGAGGATTTACGGCAAGACCCCTGGATTCGTTTAGCTTGTGACAAAAAAGAAATCAGCCTAATTCACGTCTCGTCCGGGACAACAGGCGGAAAAGAAATCTATACTCCCCATACTTGGAAAGAGTACTACTTCAATCACTCTATTATTTATCCTCGTCTTACTCCAGTCAAGAGAGAAGACATTACTTTTATTGCCCTGCCGTATGAAATGAGTCAGTCAGGACTTAATTTCCATAATCTATTTCTAATCGGTCACCAGGCCACCTCCGTTCCAGTTGGGAAAGGCGGTGCCTATTCTACACCAGAAAAAACAATTAAACTCATGAAAAACCTCAAACCTAACTTCCTCGCTACCTCTCCCTCTTACGCGATTCATCTTGCCGAAGCGGCTGAGACAGCCTCATTTGACTTAACAACCCTTCCTTTAAAAAGGATATTCGTCGCCGGGGAAGGGTGCTCCAACGCCTTTCGAGGCCGACTGGAGAAAATATGGAATACCACAGTTAATTTTCATTATGGAGCCACAGAATGTGGCTTTATCGCAAGAGAATGCGATCAGCATGATGGCCTGCATGTAACCGGAGCCCATGTTCTCGTCGAAATCGTTGATCCCGCTACAGGTAAAGTCGTCAAGCCCGGCGAGATTGGTGAGATTGTCGTGACTTGTCTTCTCCGCTTTGATACCCCCTTAATTCGCTACCGCACTCAAGATTTAGGTTACCTTAATCCCAAGATGTGTCGATGCGGGGTCGCTTTACCTCGACTCTATCACTTAGGGCGCGTGGCCGATCACATTACTCTCAAGGGAAAATCCTACTCCCCTTATGCTTTAGAAGAACATCTTATCAATCTCCCTGAAATCGGAAATTGGTACCAATTTATTGTTCAGCATGGAGATAATGAAAAACTTACCATTCTAACCGAACCTGCTCGCGGTGTTGCAGTGACCCCTGAGCTAATCCATAAATGTTCCAGCCAGCTCTATGCTGCAATAGGGTTACCCTGTGAAGTGCAATTCGTCGAAAGAATGGATCGCCCCATGATAAAAGTCAAGAGGGTTATATATACGGATTAA
- the rplU gene encoding 50S ribosomal protein L21 codes for MYAVIVTGGKQFRVEEGGVLFVEKLDANVGDTVTIDEVLLVEKDGAVKVGTPVVEGAKALLKVVEHGKGEKIIVFKMKSKKNYRRKQGHRQPYTKVVVEAIQA; via the coding sequence ATGTACGCAGTGATCGTAACAGGTGGCAAGCAATTCCGTGTTGAAGAAGGCGGAGTCCTCTTTGTGGAAAAGCTTGACGCTAATGTAGGAGATACCGTCACTATCGATGAAGTTCTTTTAGTTGAAAAGGACGGAGCGGTAAAGGTTGGGACTCCAGTTGTAGAAGGTGCTAAAGCTCTTCTTAAGGTCGTTGAACATGGCAAAGGCGAAAAGATAATTGTATTCAAGATGAAATCTAAGAAGAATTATCGTCGTAAACAAGGCCATCGCCAGCCCTACACAAAAGTAGTGGTTGAAGCTATTCAAGCCTAA
- a CDS encoding amidohydrolase family protein yields the protein MIIDAHAHLSDSSYGNLALYLEQLKEAGIDRGVTLPGGTMDVRKMTNYVTGKSKPENPIPNNEYIAQAVKAHPDILIGFMNLDPHEANVVSMLENGFKSGFRGLKLSPMTHQFSFSSKAVAELASICGIHGFPVYSHTVFSPGSNTAKYIALAKQFPKTNFILGHMGFGPADVEGLEAAIKLDNFFLETSSGSFLHIKETIAKAGPSKVIFGSEFPLSNPKVELTKILILKLNDANRDKVLSGNIKELLHI from the coding sequence ATGATTATTGATGCGCATGCCCATCTATCGGATAGCTCTTACGGGAATCTCGCCCTTTACCTTGAACAGCTGAAAGAAGCAGGCATCGACCGTGGTGTTACCCTCCCCGGCGGTACAATGGATGTTCGCAAAATGACCAACTATGTCACAGGAAAATCTAAGCCAGAGAACCCAATCCCCAATAACGAGTATATTGCCCAAGCAGTTAAAGCTCACCCTGACATCCTCATAGGGTTCATGAATTTAGACCCCCACGAAGCCAACGTGGTAAGCATGTTAGAAAATGGTTTCAAAAGTGGATTTCGCGGCCTAAAGCTCTCCCCCATGACTCACCAATTCTCCTTTTCCAGCAAGGCTGTTGCCGAACTAGCTTCTATCTGCGGTATACACGGTTTCCCTGTCTATTCACACACAGTCTTTAGCCCAGGCTCCAATACAGCCAAATATATTGCTCTGGCCAAACAATTCCCGAAGACAAACTTCATCCTTGGTCACATGGGATTTGGTCCCGCCGATGTGGAAGGACTCGAGGCTGCGATAAAGCTGGATAACTTCTTCTTAGAAACCTCCAGTGGCAGTTTCCTGCATATTAAAGAAACCATTGCTAAGGCAGGTCCAAGTAAAGTCATCTTTGGATCCGAATTCCCCTTATCAAACCCCAAGGTTGAATTGACCAAAATCCTTATTCTCAAGCTAAATGATGCAAACCGTGATAAAGTCCTCAGCGGCAATATCAAAGAACTGCTTCATATCTAA
- a CDS encoding ABC transporter substrate-binding protein, producing MHKKSLIIQMGILFLIILLSLTGTGCGTQSNNAPADKRQASADPIKIGLLVPYTGVFTSNGVDITRGVELYLDEVGWKAGGRDLKLIKEDSEMNGQVSLQKTRRLVESEKVDILTGVVSSTVAYAIRDYVVGNELPFIISNAGARNLTRGDASKYIFRVSFANGQYEYPFAKYMFNELKIRKVVVMAPDYAAGLEKAEGFMISFKEAGGEVIQEIYPKLGTTDYGPYLAQVKDADAVFVHFSAADSIKFVKQYEEYGLQRIQLFSAGDLVDESSLPGQGDSALGIISALHYSAALTNSENQNFVENYTSKYGDGPNMFAEQGYVSAQVIVKALEAIGGDTSDKAKLLEAIRTVQFDAPRGPFKFDQKTQNVIFDTHIRKVEKVNGKLVNTVIKSIPDTSDYWQGNP from the coding sequence ATGCACAAAAAAAGTTTAATCATCCAAATGGGTATTCTCTTTCTCATTATTCTTTTGAGCCTTACAGGAACCGGATGCGGGACCCAATCGAACAATGCCCCAGCGGATAAAAGGCAAGCCAGCGCAGATCCGATTAAAATTGGTCTACTCGTTCCCTACACCGGTGTATTTACAAGTAATGGGGTAGACATCACCCGAGGGGTAGAATTATATCTAGATGAGGTGGGCTGGAAAGCGGGCGGTAGAGACCTCAAACTTATTAAAGAAGATTCTGAGATGAACGGGCAAGTGAGCCTACAAAAAACCAGGAGACTTGTAGAAAGCGAAAAAGTTGACATATTAACCGGAGTTGTAAGTAGTACTGTCGCTTATGCTATCCGAGACTATGTCGTAGGAAATGAATTACCCTTTATTATTTCTAACGCTGGGGCTCGAAACTTAACACGAGGAGATGCCAGTAAATATATCTTCCGAGTGTCCTTTGCCAATGGACAGTATGAATATCCCTTCGCCAAATACATGTTTAATGAACTGAAAATCCGCAAGGTCGTCGTTATGGCACCGGATTACGCTGCTGGCTTGGAAAAGGCCGAAGGCTTTATGATCTCCTTTAAAGAAGCAGGCGGCGAGGTCATCCAAGAAATTTATCCTAAGCTAGGCACAACCGATTATGGTCCCTATCTTGCCCAAGTCAAGGATGCTGATGCTGTATTTGTTCACTTTTCAGCAGCCGATTCCATCAAATTTGTTAAGCAATACGAAGAATACGGACTCCAAAGAATTCAACTATTTAGTGCCGGAGATCTTGTCGACGAGTCCTCTCTTCCCGGTCAAGGTGATTCTGCGTTGGGAATCATCAGTGCCCTTCATTACAGTGCTGCTTTAACAAATTCGGAGAACCAAAACTTTGTTGAAAATTATACTTCAAAATACGGCGATGGTCCCAATATGTTTGCTGAGCAAGGATATGTCTCCGCTCAAGTTATTGTCAAAGCCCTCGAAGCCATAGGTGGAGATACTTCCGACAAAGCAAAACTTCTCGAGGCAATTCGGACCGTCCAATTTGACGCGCCTAGAGGACCATTTAAATTTGACCAGAAAACGCAGAACGTCATATTTGATACCCATATTCGTAAGGTTGAGAAAGTTAACGGCAAGTTAGTGAACACCGTAATTAAGAGTATTCCGGATACGTCAGATTATTGGCAAGGTAATCCTTGA
- a CDS encoding ABC transporter substrate-binding protein — translation MLKKCPKLLSFALLLLSLTFGTIGCNTQGASNPDDSSTPAHLDKVTFNLQWLPEDAAYWVALEKGFWKEQNLDVNIIRGYGSGDTVTKIATRQAEFGIADVGTVILAQAKENAPLKAVASFKDSYQGIVMYHDGLGIKSPKDLEGKSIIGAANASNTLFFPAFAKATGIDQNTIEWKYIDPALHYGAFAQKQADAFTTMVKYIPRVEKLIGKSISFFSYRDDGKLDRYGETIIVHESILKENPELVRRFVAGFLKGLQYSIENPSEVGEIIKKYVPESDPDITVKMWESELNFKAIVGEEAYANGLGSMSNDRMTQTIKIVLDAYGINKELSPESVYTTEFLPKEPLFPPKE, via the coding sequence ATGCTGAAAAAGTGTCCGAAGTTGCTTTCCTTTGCCCTGCTTCTTCTTTCCCTTACTTTTGGAACAATTGGCTGCAACACTCAGGGGGCTTCAAACCCAGATGATTCTTCCACTCCAGCCCACCTTGATAAAGTGACCTTTAACCTGCAATGGCTGCCTGAGGATGCCGCTTACTGGGTTGCTCTAGAGAAAGGTTTTTGGAAAGAACAAAATCTCGATGTCAACATCATTCGCGGCTATGGTTCAGGAGATACCGTGACAAAGATTGCAACGAGGCAGGCAGAGTTCGGAATTGCCGATGTGGGCACAGTTATTCTAGCTCAGGCTAAGGAAAATGCCCCCTTAAAGGCGGTAGCCAGCTTTAAAGATTCCTATCAAGGGATTGTTATGTATCATGATGGGCTGGGAATTAAATCTCCTAAAGATCTTGAAGGTAAATCCATCATCGGTGCTGCCAACGCCTCAAACACTCTTTTCTTTCCCGCCTTTGCCAAAGCTACAGGCATTGATCAGAACACGATAGAATGGAAATATATCGATCCCGCCCTTCACTATGGTGCCTTTGCTCAAAAGCAGGCAGATGCTTTTACGACAATGGTAAAGTATATCCCTCGGGTTGAAAAACTCATCGGTAAATCTATTTCCTTCTTTTCTTACAGAGATGATGGAAAACTAGACCGCTACGGTGAAACCATCATAGTGCATGAGAGTATCCTTAAGGAAAACCCCGAATTGGTTCGCCGTTTTGTTGCCGGGTTCTTAAAGGGACTTCAATATAGTATAGAAAATCCCTCCGAAGTAGGGGAAATCATAAAAAAATATGTGCCCGAATCCGATCCCGATATTACTGTGAAAATGTGGGAATCCGAATTAAACTTTAAAGCCATTGTTGGCGAGGAAGCTTACGCAAACGGGCTCGGTTCGATGTCTAATGACCGCATGACCCAGACCATTAAAATCGTCTTGGACGCCTACGGGATCAACAAGGAACTTTCTCCAGAATCTGTCTATACTACTGAATTCCTTCCCAAAGAACCACTATTCCCACCTAAGGAATAG
- a CDS encoding phenylacetate--CoA ligase family protein, with protein MKYRFTKHLRNYTQEPILNRYSNLTEEEATLEKLLEFQKDALHANVAQAYKNPFYFEKMKEAGVKPQDIKTLTDLAKLPFTTKEELRRDPWQLLATDKRDISLVHVSTGTTGGEEIYMMQSWRDLYLNEFSAGYPHLLKLVPGDICINALPYEMSSSGLAFHKVFMEISGVTVVPVGKGGAYSTPRKTVQVMKDLQPTVVMTTPSYSITLAEAAAEMDFDLASLNLKKVWLTGEGCSPAFRERVEKIWGTITNFYYGSLEAMGLGIECDYHAGYHIPMGHVIIEIIDPETGEVLEPGEIGEIVTTPLLRFDTPLLRYRTQDLGYIDPEPCECGMTFPRFFMRGRTVDQVTIQGIGFSPFYLEEFLMRLPEVGNWYQFVVQPEDNDHLKIRTELAPGVEPTPELADRLASKMEYSLGIPCEFEFLPKLMRTGAKSIRVVRD; from the coding sequence ATGAAATATCGCTTTACTAAACATCTGCGCAATTATACTCAAGAGCCTATACTCAATCGTTATTCTAACCTCACAGAAGAAGAAGCGACCCTTGAGAAACTTCTAGAGTTTCAAAAGGATGCCTTACACGCAAATGTTGCCCAGGCTTATAAAAACCCTTTTTATTTTGAAAAAATGAAAGAAGCGGGAGTTAAGCCCCAAGATATAAAAACCCTGACCGATCTCGCTAAACTCCCCTTTACCACCAAAGAAGAACTGCGCAGAGATCCCTGGCAGCTCTTGGCCACAGACAAGCGAGATATCAGTTTGGTACACGTCTCCACAGGTACTACCGGAGGAGAAGAAATTTATATGATGCAAAGCTGGAGGGATCTCTATCTTAATGAATTCTCTGCAGGATATCCCCACTTGCTTAAACTTGTCCCCGGAGATATTTGTATTAATGCTTTGCCTTATGAAATGAGTTCCTCGGGTCTAGCCTTCCACAAAGTGTTTATGGAGATCTCCGGTGTCACCGTTGTACCCGTGGGCAAAGGTGGAGCATATTCTACCCCCAGAAAAACCGTTCAAGTCATGAAGGATTTGCAGCCCACAGTGGTCATGACGACACCCTCCTATTCTATTACCCTTGCCGAAGCCGCGGCAGAGATGGATTTTGACTTAGCCAGCCTTAACCTCAAGAAGGTTTGGTTAACAGGCGAAGGCTGTTCACCCGCTTTCCGGGAACGCGTGGAGAAAATCTGGGGGACTATCACTAATTTTTACTATGGATCCCTTGAGGCCATGGGGTTAGGTATCGAATGCGATTACCATGCGGGTTATCATATTCCCATGGGACACGTCATTATTGAAATCATCGACCCCGAAACAGGCGAAGTCCTAGAGCCAGGGGAAATCGGAGAAATTGTCACGACACCTCTCTTGCGCTTCGATACTCCTTTACTTCGTTATCGAACTCAAGACTTAGGATATATCGATCCCGAACCTTGTGAATGTGGCATGACCTTTCCTCGCTTTTTCATGAGGGGGCGGACTGTAGATCAAGTCACTATTCAAGGAATTGGGTTCTCTCCTTTCTATCTAGAGGAATTCCTCATGCGGTTACCCGAGGTAGGAAACTGGTATCAGTTTGTGGTGCAACCCGAAGATAATGATCACCTAAAAATCCGCACCGAACTTGCCCCTGGGGTTGAACCTACTCCAGAATTAGCCGATCGTCTCGCCAGCAAAATGGAGTACTCCCTCGGTATACCCTGCGAATTTGAATTTCTACCCAAGCTCATGCGAACAGGGGCAAAATCAATCCGTGTCGTCCGCGATTGA
- a CDS encoding ABC transporter ATP-binding protein: protein MTALLSLTDIEKSYRFTSGEGMTALEGINLEINNQEFIAIVGPSGCGKTTLLKLVSGLIQPSKGSITVDGQPLQKSHRHLLGMVFQQPALLPWRKVVDNVLLPSEIRGQNLTQARASAYELLDMVGLKDFIHRKPQELSYGMQQRVSICRALISDPKILLMDEPFASLDAITRFELSHLLLDIWSVKQTTVLFVTHNIQEAVFLADRIIVMTPRPGRIAAIIDVPLPRPRKEEHLYEQDFSICAKTVHELLGSNAL from the coding sequence TTGACTGCGTTGCTATCCTTGACCGATATCGAAAAGAGCTATCGGTTTACTTCCGGAGAGGGCATGACCGCCCTCGAGGGAATCAACCTTGAAATTAATAATCAAGAATTTATTGCCATCGTAGGGCCAAGTGGATGTGGCAAGACAACCCTGCTTAAACTCGTCTCGGGGTTGATTCAACCGTCGAAAGGAAGCATTACCGTCGATGGTCAACCCCTCCAAAAATCCCACCGGCATCTTCTGGGCATGGTGTTTCAACAACCTGCCCTGCTCCCTTGGCGCAAAGTAGTAGATAATGTGCTCTTGCCTAGTGAGATTCGGGGACAAAATTTGACCCAAGCCCGAGCATCAGCCTATGAATTGCTGGACATGGTCGGACTAAAAGACTTTATTCATCGCAAACCCCAAGAGCTTTCCTATGGTATGCAGCAAAGGGTTTCCATCTGTCGGGCCCTCATTTCAGACCCAAAGATTTTGCTCATGGATGAGCCCTTTGCCTCACTTGATGCTATTACTCGCTTTGAGCTTTCTCATTTATTACTCGACATCTGGAGCGTCAAACAGACGACGGTGCTATTCGTAACCCACAACATTCAAGAAGCTGTTTTTCTCGCTGACCGAATTATTGTGATGACACCCAGGCCCGGAAGAATTGCAGCCATTATCGATGTCCCCCTGCCCCGCCCTCGTAAGGAAGAACATCTTTATGAGCAGGATTTCAGCATCTGTGCGAAAACGGTGCATGAACTCCTTGGCTCTAACGCACTGTGA
- a CDS encoding tetratricopeptide repeat protein: MSKKSSFWLKPWAKKEKKQLDKTNHPPKTEKKKLDTNKSNIQAQSPRRKPTPNEILEAQAKIPPLVVTNDTTTSNEIPKPRSLGKPQATNHPLNPAIKQTLDLVIDILSKDKGSSSVPLRKNPISPPQTPEKEMAPPLDESVEILEPAESSEPAPQQAIISEPFDLQTPQEYTDAPEADSDSSVEVPDSPLASLPPISDTLADIRHIKIWSLDSESVDTGGKSNEELYSEAIALYQLGLAGEKEAVPQAFKLLIHLLQNDRQNLMAEAYLGCVISLMGRDAQDVSERFKLAIKGLKILDKVVSFDSDNLDIRGLRAFVCARLPEQFFHRSDTAIEDFTYLVSRYDEDDSLFPKEFYYQILYELASAYHRLDKREESELTSRKLLSLTSDPKYKELINQEGLLGSKLPRWQRQTERRSGIKNDWSKLMYDEKLQEGISLHSRAIKDDEYALDKAFEIFKQAYKRDPHDPLIKAYYADCLCLLGLNSSDTSTMFRHASHAIKLLDQAVNSRPDDITIRFIRGYNSYQIPEAFFRRTLTAIHDFSYIVRRYEEDSSLLPEETYWQILYDLGDAYDRLDMSEESQSTWLKLSHCENTPYSNAVSELLDEDLENPLTATTDLTPEELLREGIRLHEFAVTGHKKASAKAYEVLLKAHQADITNPLAQGYLGSSLAILGQGKTDPAEIYHHFFKGMKQIKQAIAKDPHNYTLHLLLAKVMYHYSPSFFQGNDKILKELKSLKLAYERDHSVFPEEEYLQILYDLGACYQRAGDSEKAQKCWEKLSKLTLDPKYSQFVNVEQKGAVDMDKDKIRDKFKEIATDIAQEKAKEKAKGRKERKHAKGINSEQPTEQTAEKKRRRHKKDETTPAVLTPTATPRKRRKDRKNGESTPATPTSERVKLSPEEKKVRREEKEKARAEALEKAMNRAKRTKKEENPED, encoded by the coding sequence ATGTCAAAGAAATCAAGCTTTTGGCTTAAACCGTGGGCCAAAAAAGAAAAAAAACAGCTGGACAAAACCAACCATCCACCCAAAACGGAGAAAAAAAAACTTGATACAAACAAATCAAATATCCAAGCCCAATCACCCAGACGAAAACCTACCCCAAACGAAATTCTTGAAGCACAAGCAAAAATACCTCCGTTAGTTGTAACTAACGACACTACTACCTCGAATGAAATTCCCAAACCACGCTCACTAGGAAAGCCACAGGCTACCAATCACCCCCTGAATCCCGCAATCAAGCAAACCCTTGATTTGGTGATTGATATCCTCTCTAAGGACAAAGGATCGTCAAGTGTTCCTCTTCGCAAAAATCCAATATCACCACCTCAGACTCCGGAAAAAGAAATGGCACCCCCCCTGGATGAGTCTGTAGAAATCCTAGAACCTGCGGAATCTTCAGAACCAGCACCTCAACAAGCTATTATATCTGAGCCCTTTGATCTGCAAACTCCACAAGAATACACCGATGCCCCTGAAGCAGACTCTGATTCGTCCGTAGAAGTTCCTGATTCTCCGTTGGCTTCCCTTCCACCGATTTCTGATACCCTAGCCGATATTCGTCATATAAAAATCTGGTCTTTAGATTCGGAGTCCGTGGATACCGGCGGAAAGTCAAATGAAGAGTTATATTCTGAAGCAATAGCGCTTTATCAATTAGGGTTGGCCGGAGAGAAAGAGGCTGTCCCTCAAGCGTTTAAACTGCTTATCCACTTACTTCAAAATGATCGGCAAAATCTAATGGCGGAGGCCTATCTCGGATGTGTCATCTCCTTAATGGGGAGGGATGCCCAGGACGTCAGTGAACGTTTCAAGTTAGCAATCAAAGGATTAAAAATCCTTGATAAAGTCGTTTCCTTTGATTCTGATAATCTTGATATTCGCGGCTTGCGCGCTTTTGTATGTGCAAGGCTCCCTGAACAGTTCTTTCATCGCAGCGATACTGCTATTGAAGACTTCACTTACTTAGTATCGCGATATGATGAAGACGATTCCTTATTTCCTAAAGAATTCTACTATCAGATTCTCTACGAATTAGCCTCAGCATACCATCGGTTGGATAAAAGAGAGGAATCAGAGTTAACCAGCCGCAAGCTCCTTTCCCTCACCAGCGACCCCAAATACAAAGAGCTTATTAACCAGGAAGGGCTCTTGGGTTCCAAACTACCCCGTTGGCAGAGACAAACGGAACGGAGATCCGGTATCAAAAATGATTGGTCTAAACTCATGTACGATGAAAAACTACAGGAAGGGATCAGCCTGCATAGTCGAGCGATCAAAGATGATGAATACGCCCTTGATAAAGCTTTTGAGATCTTCAAACAAGCTTATAAGCGCGATCCCCATGACCCTCTAATTAAAGCCTACTATGCAGATTGCCTCTGTCTTCTTGGCTTAAACTCCTCTGATACCAGCACAATGTTCCGCCATGCCTCCCATGCAATCAAGCTCCTGGATCAAGCGGTGAACTCGAGGCCGGACGATATAACAATCCGATTTATTAGAGGATACAATAGTTATCAAATCCCAGAAGCCTTTTTCAGACGAACTCTTACTGCCATTCATGATTTTAGCTATATTGTCCGACGGTATGAAGAAGACTCATCCTTGCTTCCTGAAGAGACCTATTGGCAAATACTCTATGACTTGGGGGATGCCTATGATCGGTTAGACATGTCTGAGGAGTCCCAATCTACTTGGCTAAAACTTTCACACTGCGAAAATACCCCCTATTCAAATGCTGTGAGTGAACTTCTGGATGAAGACCTAGAAAATCCTTTGACTGCCACCACAGATTTAACCCCAGAAGAACTTCTCCGTGAAGGAATAAGACTTCATGAGTTCGCAGTCACCGGTCATAAGAAAGCGAGTGCTAAAGCTTATGAAGTTTTACTCAAAGCTCATCAAGCAGATATCACCAATCCCTTAGCCCAAGGTTATCTCGGCAGCAGTCTGGCTATTTTAGGACAAGGCAAAACAGATCCCGCGGAGATTTATCATCATTTCTTCAAAGGGATGAAACAAATCAAGCAAGCCATCGCCAAGGATCCCCACAACTATACCCTGCACCTGCTTCTAGCAAAAGTGATGTACCATTATTCCCCCAGCTTCTTCCAGGGAAATGATAAAATCCTTAAAGAATTGAAGTCCCTTAAACTCGCTTATGAAAGAGACCATAGTGTTTTTCCAGAAGAGGAGTATTTACAGATACTCTATGATCTAGGAGCTTGTTATCAGCGTGCCGGAGACTCTGAGAAAGCCCAAAAGTGTTGGGAAAAGCTTTCAAAGCTCACCCTTGACCCGAAATACAGCCAATTTGTAAATGTTGAACAGAAAGGGGCAGTCGATATGGATAAAGATAAGATTCGAGATAAATTCAAAGAGATCGCCACAGATATCGCTCAAGAAAAAGCAAAGGAGAAAGCAAAAGGTAGAAAAGAAAGAAAGCACGCTAAAGGCATCAACTCTGAACAGCCCACCGAGCAGACAGCAGAAAAAAAACGTCGCCGCCACAAAAAGGATGAAACAACCCCCGCTGTTTTAACCCCAACGGCGACTCCGCGCAAACGTAGAAAAGACCGTAAAAATGGCGAAAGCACTCCCGCAACACCAACCTCCGAACGGGTTAAACTTAGCCCCGAGGAGAAAAAAGTCCGTCGTGAGGAAAAAGAAAAGGCGAGAGCAGAAGCACTTGAAAAAGCAATGAACAGAGCCAAACGCACTAAGAAAGAAGAGAATCCAGAGGATTGA